One genomic window of Halolamina sediminis includes the following:
- a CDS encoding M20 family metallopeptidase: protein MSDTTPPEYVRTHREELVALTLDLLAIDTSNPPGDTREIASEIERFLDPLPVAVERFAVDPAKPNLLVRIPGESDRTLLYNGHLDTVPFDGEAWSHDPLGEHVDDRVYGRGATDMKGAVASMLFAIRAFTATDTDPAVDLQFAFVSDEEVGGDAGLPALLEAGKLEADACVIGEPTCEEGRHSITVADRGSIWLTLEASGEGAHGSRPALGINAIDRLYGAIETVRERFGTRRLEIDAAVAPIVDESVEYYTPSMGEAAARELFWYPSINLGVLEGGDAINSVPQSARAEVDVRLTAGVHTPDVLAGIRDCVADCDGITIADVAWSVGTAEDPDSPLVEAVASTAEETTGDRVFRRSATGGGDAKKLRNVGIGTVEFALGTDTVHAPDEYVPTDVLVENAVIYAQLPATWQSRMEQ from the coding sequence GTGAGCGACACGACTCCACCCGAGTACGTGCGAACCCACCGCGAGGAGCTAGTCGCGCTCACCCTCGACCTCCTCGCGATCGACACGTCGAACCCGCCCGGCGACACGCGAGAGATCGCCTCGGAGATCGAGCGGTTCCTCGACCCGCTTCCGGTCGCCGTCGAGCGGTTCGCCGTCGATCCGGCGAAGCCGAACCTGCTCGTTCGAATCCCGGGCGAATCCGACCGCACGCTGCTGTACAACGGCCACCTCGATACGGTGCCGTTCGACGGCGAAGCGTGGTCTCACGACCCGCTCGGCGAGCACGTCGACGATCGCGTCTACGGCCGGGGTGCAACCGACATGAAGGGTGCCGTGGCGTCGATGCTGTTCGCGATTCGGGCGTTCACAGCTACCGACACCGATCCGGCCGTCGACCTCCAGTTCGCGTTCGTGAGCGACGAGGAAGTGGGTGGAGACGCCGGCCTGCCAGCGTTGCTGGAAGCTGGAAAGCTCGAGGCCGACGCGTGCGTGATCGGCGAGCCGACCTGCGAGGAGGGCCGCCACTCAATCACGGTCGCAGACCGGGGCAGCATCTGGCTGACGCTCGAAGCGAGCGGCGAAGGCGCCCACGGCTCCCGGCCGGCACTCGGTATCAACGCCATCGATCGGCTCTACGGCGCCATCGAGACGGTGCGCGAACGGTTCGGCACCCGGCGGCTCGAGATCGACGCCGCCGTGGCACCGATCGTCGACGAATCGGTCGAGTACTACACCCCCTCGATGGGCGAGGCCGCCGCTCGGGAGCTGTTCTGGTACCCCTCGATCAATCTCGGTGTGCTGGAAGGCGGCGACGCCATAAACAGCGTCCCGCAGTCCGCCCGCGCCGAAGTCGACGTCCGGCTGACGGCGGGTGTCCACACGCCCGACGTGCTCGCGGGAATCCGTGACTGCGTCGCCGACTGCGACGGTATCACGATCGCCGACGTCGCCTGGAGCGTCGGGACCGCGGAGGATCCCGACAGCCCACTCGTCGAAGCTGTCGCATCGACAGCGGAGGAGACCACGGGCGATCGGGTTTTCAGACGGAGTGCCACGGGTGGTGGTGATGCCAAGAAGCTCCGGAATGTGGGTATCGGTACCGTCGAGTTCGCGCTCGGGACCGACACGGTTCACGCGCCCGACGAGTACGTCCCGACCGACGTGCTCGTCGAGAATGCGGTCATCTACGCCCAACTTCCGGCAACGTGGCAGTCCCGGATGGAGCAGTAG
- a CDS encoding NAD(P)/FAD-dependent oxidoreductase, producing the protein MTEHVVIVGAGTGGTVLANDLADRLEPELDAGDVHVTLVNDGPDHVYKPVWLYVPFGQREPGDGRRALETLVDDAVDLRIDRVSDIDTESQQLQFDGNGSSVDYDHLVLATGSTLEPDRIPGLPEGGHDYYSESGATDLRDELLEFTEGELVLSVIGTPHMCPAAPLEFVFMADDWFRERGLREDVDITYTYPIQRVHGNPHIAEWARPIMDDRDIQVETFFNAESVDPEGETITSMEGSELDYDLLVTIPPHAGVDLIEEAGLGDDGWVDVDKHTLEAEAAENVYALGDTADTGVPNAGSVAHYQAGVVGQRLASEIRGRPATATYDGKTLCFIETGMDAASFVEFDYENPPSPAPPSEKLHWSKLAYNESYWLTARGLL; encoded by the coding sequence GTGACCGAGCACGTCGTCATCGTCGGTGCCGGGACCGGCGGCACCGTCCTCGCGAACGACCTCGCCGACCGGCTCGAACCCGAACTCGACGCCGGCGACGTCCACGTCACGCTGGTCAACGACGGCCCCGACCACGTTTACAAACCGGTCTGGCTGTACGTGCCGTTCGGGCAGCGGGAGCCCGGCGACGGGCGGCGTGCCCTCGAAACCCTCGTCGACGACGCCGTCGACCTCCGGATCGACCGCGTGAGCGACATCGACACCGAGTCCCAGCAGCTGCAGTTCGACGGGAACGGCTCGTCAGTCGACTACGACCACCTCGTGTTGGCGACTGGATCGACGCTGGAGCCCGACCGGATCCCTGGCCTGCCCGAGGGCGGTCACGACTACTACAGCGAGTCGGGCGCGACCGACCTGCGCGACGAACTGCTCGAGTTCACGGAGGGCGAACTCGTGTTGAGCGTCATCGGGACACCACACATGTGTCCGGCAGCGCCCTTGGAGTTCGTCTTCATGGCCGACGACTGGTTCCGGGAGCGTGGCCTCCGGGAGGACGTCGACATAACCTACACGTACCCGATCCAGCGCGTCCACGGCAACCCCCATATCGCCGAGTGGGCCCGTCCCATCATGGACGACCGAGACATCCAGGTGGAGACGTTCTTCAACGCCGAGTCGGTCGACCCGGAGGGGGAGACCATCACGTCGATGGAGGGGAGCGAACTCGATTACGACCTCCTCGTGACGATTCCGCCCCACGCCGGTGTCGACCTGATCGAGGAGGCGGGACTCGGCGACGACGGCTGGGTCGACGTCGACAAGCACACGCTGGAGGCCGAGGCCGCCGAGAACGTCTACGCGCTCGGCGATACCGCCGACACCGGGGTCCCGAACGCGGGCAGCGTCGCCCACTACCAAGCCGGGGTCGTCGGCCAGCGCCTCGCCAGCGAGATTCGGGGCCGCCCGGCGACCGCGACCTACGACGGGAAGACGCTGTGTTTCATCGAGACGGGGATGGACGCGGCCTCGTTCGTCGAGTTCGACTACGAGAACCCGCCGTCGCCCGCGCCGCCTTCAGAGAAACTCCACTGGTCGAAGCTGGCGTACAACGAGTCCTACTGGCTCACCGCGCGAGGGCTGCTCTGA
- a CDS encoding DUF302 domain-containing protein: MTLPIDPSQIDPEDIGEEQATLEMSHEDAIEHVRDVFTDAGFGVPVEFSPSEMLNEKVDAGRDPYYVLGACNPEVADRALDATDNKLGALMACNVVIWEEEPGKQVVYHVSIMRIGRLIGMAPDDEEMADIVADTGELVDEAFANL, translated from the coding sequence ATGACGCTCCCAATCGACCCGAGCCAGATCGACCCGGAGGATATCGGCGAAGAACAGGCGACCCTCGAGATGAGCCACGAGGACGCGATCGAGCACGTCCGGGACGTGTTCACGGACGCCGGGTTCGGCGTCCCCGTCGAGTTCTCCCCCTCGGAGATGCTCAACGAGAAGGTTGACGCGGGCCGGGACCCCTACTACGTGCTCGGCGCGTGCAACCCCGAGGTGGCCGACCGCGCGCTCGACGCGACCGACAACAAGCTCGGTGCGCTCATGGCCTGTAACGTCGTCATCTGGGAGGAAGAGCCCGGCAAGCAGGTCGTCTACCACGTCTCGATCATGCGCATCGGCCGGCTGATCGGGATGGCGCCCGACGACGAGGAGATGGCCGACATCGTCGCCGACACCGGCGAGCTCGTCGACGAGGCGTTCGCGAACCTCTAA
- a CDS encoding sulfurtransferase TusA family protein, which yields MSAEFDITETLDVKGASCPMPVVKTKTAIDDLSEGEVLEVLATDSGSMSDIDGWASGTEGVELVEQEEADDVYKHYVRKTE from the coding sequence ATGAGTGCTGAATTCGACATTACGGAGACGCTCGACGTGAAAGGCGCATCGTGTCCCATGCCAGTGGTGAAGACGAAGACGGCCATCGACGACCTCTCCGAGGGTGAAGTCCTCGAAGTGCTGGCGACCGATTCGGGGAGCATGAGCGACATCGACGGCTGGGCGTCCGGTACCGAAGGCGTGGAGCTCGTCGAGCAGGAGGAAGCCGACGACGTGTACAAGCACTACGTCCGCAAGACGGAGTAA
- a CDS encoding thioredoxin family protein: MVLQTAATDSVVSLGDDDLDTVVGGSQVALAEFNTGWCGTCKRMKPALEALAADTDATILTIDIESNLETAIEFGAQSTPTFVLFVDGQPVKQLRGGQTEETLRDLIAQYRD; this comes from the coding sequence ATGGTACTACAGACAGCGGCGACGGACAGCGTGGTTTCGCTCGGTGACGACGACCTCGACACGGTCGTGGGAGGCAGCCAGGTCGCGCTCGCCGAGTTCAACACGGGGTGGTGTGGCACCTGTAAGCGAATGAAACCGGCTCTCGAAGCGCTCGCCGCGGATACCGACGCGACGATCCTGACGATCGACATCGAATCGAACCTCGAGACGGCGATCGAGTTCGGCGCCCAGAGCACCCCGACGTTCGTGCTGTTCGTCGACGGGCAGCCGGTGAAACAGCTTCGCGGCGGCCAGACCGAAGAGACGCTCCGCGACCTGATCGCGCAGTACCGCGACTAA
- a CDS encoding YgaP-like transmembrane domain gives MGMESNIGATDRRARIVVGLGVGVVGLATLGGQLELGTTVGAVLTLLGLVLLGTGVGRVCLLYRLLGIDTSDSR, from the coding sequence ATGGGTATGGAAAGCAATATTGGCGCAACGGACAGGCGAGCTCGCATCGTTGTTGGGTTGGGCGTGGGCGTCGTCGGACTGGCGACGCTCGGTGGGCAGCTCGAACTCGGGACGACGGTCGGCGCAGTCCTAACGCTGCTGGGGCTGGTTCTGCTCGGTACGGGAGTCGGCCGAGTCTGTCTCCTGTACCGCCTGCTGGGGATCGACACGTCGGACTCCCGGTAG
- a CDS encoding MBL fold metallo-hydrolase, whose protein sequence is MDADDFPTPDADVETVNPETLKDRIDAGEDVTLLDARMQSDYEEWRIDGENVTSINIPYFEFLEDEVDEDVLEQIPDDREVTVLCAKGGASEFVAGTLAELGYDVNHLEDGMNGWASIYEAVEVERYDGAGTLLQYQRPSSGCLGYLLYDDGEAAIIDPLRAFTDRYLDDADDLGVDLQHALDTHIHADHISGVRDLDAEGVEGVIPEAAVDRGVTYGDDLTTAADGDTFEVGEATIEAVYTPGHTTGMTSYLVDGSLLATGDGLFIESVARPDLEEGDDGAPDAARMLYESLQERVLTLPDDTLIGGAHFSDAAEPAADGTYTAPIGELVEEMDALTMDEDDFVDLILSDMPPRPANYEDIIATNLGQNVVDDEEAFTLELGPNNCAASQDSLAGD, encoded by the coding sequence ATGGACGCCGACGACTTCCCAACTCCGGACGCCGACGTGGAAACCGTCAACCCGGAAACGCTCAAGGACCGTATCGACGCCGGCGAGGACGTCACGCTCCTCGACGCGCGTATGCAATCAGACTACGAGGAGTGGCGGATCGACGGCGAGAACGTCACGTCGATCAACATTCCGTACTTCGAGTTCCTCGAGGACGAGGTCGACGAGGACGTCCTCGAGCAGATCCCCGACGACCGGGAGGTGACCGTCCTGTGTGCGAAGGGCGGCGCCAGCGAGTTCGTCGCGGGCACGCTCGCGGAGCTCGGCTACGACGTCAACCACCTCGAGGACGGCATGAACGGCTGGGCGAGCATCTACGAGGCCGTCGAGGTCGAGCGCTACGACGGCGCCGGTACGCTGCTGCAGTACCAGCGGCCCTCCTCGGGCTGTCTCGGCTACCTCCTCTACGACGACGGGGAGGCAGCGATCATCGACCCGCTGCGGGCGTTCACCGACCGCTACCTCGACGACGCTGACGACCTCGGCGTCGACCTGCAGCACGCGCTGGACACCCACATCCACGCCGACCACATCTCGGGCGTGCGCGATCTCGACGCCGAGGGCGTCGAGGGCGTCATCCCCGAGGCAGCTGTCGACCGCGGCGTCACCTACGGGGACGATCTGACCACGGCCGCGGACGGCGACACCTTCGAGGTCGGCGAGGCCACCATCGAAGCTGTCTACACGCCCGGCCACACGACCGGGATGACCTCCTACCTCGTCGACGGAAGCCTGCTCGCGACCGGCGACGGCCTGTTCATCGAGAGCGTTGCCCGCCCCGACCTCGAAGAGGGCGACGACGGCGCACCGGACGCCGCGCGCATGCTCTATGAATCGCTGCAGGAGCGCGTACTGACGCTGCCCGACGATACGCTGATCGGCGGCGCCCACTTCAGCGACGCCGCCGAGCCCGCCGCCGACGGCACCTACACCGCGCCCATCGGCGAACTCGTCGAGGAGATGGACGCACTCACGATGGACGAGGACGACTTCGTCGACCTCATCCTCTCGGATATGCCGCCGCGGCCGGCCAACTACGAGGACATCATCGCGACGAACCTCGGGCAGAACGTCGTCGACGACGAGGAGGCGTTCACGCTGGAGCTCGGCCCGAACAACTGCGCAGCCAGCCAAGACTCCCTCGCGGGTGACTAA
- a CDS encoding sulfurtransferase TusA family protein: MTDIEPDDTVDARGAACPGPLMDLIGGIRSAESGDVIRLLSDNDQSLTDVPEWAEEAGNELLAVEERDDHNAFYVEKA; this comes from the coding sequence ATGACTGACATCGAACCCGACGACACCGTCGACGCCAGAGGCGCAGCATGCCCCGGCCCGCTCATGGACCTCATCGGGGGGATCCGGAGCGCCGAATCGGGGGACGTGATCCGGCTGTTGAGCGACAACGACCAGTCGCTCACCGACGTACCCGAGTGGGCTGAGGAAGCGGGCAACGAACTACTCGCGGTCGAGGAGCGCGACGACCACAACGCGTTCTACGTGGAGAAAGCGTGA
- a CDS encoding DsrE/DsrF/DrsH-like family protein, producing the protein MSTDTPDASADDAPSRAELAARVDELENALAEATDDDGKKMSIIATKGTLDMAYPPLILASTAAAFGYDVTVFHTFWGLEILHEERSKELKLSSVGNPNMPVPNAVAALPGMDRVTTKMMEKKIADNDTATIEELLETSLDMGVEFQACQMTIDLMDYDEDDFYDGVTTGVGAATALEDMADADIQLLV; encoded by the coding sequence ATGAGCACGGACACACCCGACGCGTCGGCCGACGACGCCCCCTCGCGTGCGGAACTGGCCGCCCGCGTGGACGAACTGGAGAATGCGCTCGCCGAAGCCACCGACGACGACGGGAAGAAGATGAGCATCATCGCGACGAAGGGGACGCTGGATATGGCGTACCCGCCGCTCATCCTCGCCAGCACCGCGGCCGCGTTCGGCTACGACGTGACCGTCTTCCACACGTTCTGGGGGCTGGAGATCCTCCATGAGGAGCGCTCGAAGGAGCTCAAGCTGAGCTCCGTTGGCAACCCCAACATGCCCGTTCCGAACGCCGTCGCCGCGCTCCCCGGCATGGACCGTGTAACGACGAAGATGATGGAGAAGAAGATCGCTGACAACGACACCGCCACCATCGAGGAGCTCCTCGAGACGAGCCTCGATATGGGCGTGGAGTTCCAGGCCTGTCAGATGACCATCGACCTGATGGACTACGACGAGGACGACTTCTACGACGGCGTCACCACGGGCGTCGGCGCGGCGACCGCCCTCGAAGACATGGCCGATGCCGACATCCAGCTCCTCGTCTGA
- the trxA gene encoding thioredoxin has translation MAEDIEEIRRRKREELRKEAGDESTAAQSPSEPVPIDGDSELSETVAEHDLVLADFYADWCGPCQMLEPIVETIAAETEATVVKVDVDANQQLAAEYGVRGVPTLVLFADGEPAERLVGMQDEAQLRSVIETHA, from the coding sequence ATGGCGGAAGATATCGAGGAGATACGACGGCGGAAGCGAGAGGAGCTTCGAAAGGAAGCCGGCGACGAGAGCACAGCAGCCCAGAGCCCGTCCGAACCGGTCCCGATCGACGGGGACAGTGAGCTGTCCGAAACCGTCGCCGAACACGACCTCGTGCTGGCCGACTTCTACGCCGACTGGTGTGGGCCGTGCCAGATGCTCGAACCGATCGTCGAAACGATCGCCGCCGAGACCGAGGCGACCGTCGTGAAAGTCGACGTCGACGCGAACCAACAGCTCGCCGCCGAGTACGGCGTCCGGGGCGTGCCGACGCTCGTTCTGTTCGCCGACGGGGAGCCGGCCGAGCGGCTCGTCGGAATGCAGGACGAAGCGCAGCTCCGCTCCGTGATCGAAACCCACGCGTGA
- a CDS encoding DUF1641 domain-containing protein, with protein MSEEQVSEPADLESAIEQNPEAVAEFVEHLDAVNELLDVLSLGENALSDEMVRELSATGSTLAESADGLATDETVALAETVGENGDELREALDTVLTLQQSGTLDELAELAEVGSLATAALDDEMVTSLAGTGASLGEVAQSASDDDTRDGIETLLESVGEAEREPPEQVGAVGLLRGLRDPDVQYGLGYLLALAGAIGRDRTAGDSH; from the coding sequence ATGTCCGAAGAACAGGTATCCGAGCCGGCCGACCTCGAATCGGCGATCGAGCAGAACCCCGAGGCGGTCGCCGAGTTCGTGGAACATCTCGACGCCGTCAACGAACTGCTGGACGTGCTCTCGCTGGGCGAGAACGCACTCTCGGACGAGATGGTCCGCGAGCTCTCGGCCACGGGGTCCACGCTCGCGGAGTCCGCCGACGGGCTAGCGACCGACGAGACCGTGGCGCTGGCCGAGACGGTCGGGGAGAACGGCGACGAGCTACGGGAGGCACTCGACACGGTGCTCACACTCCAGCAGAGCGGGACGCTCGACGAACTGGCCGAGCTCGCGGAGGTCGGGTCGCTGGCGACCGCGGCGCTCGACGACGAAATGGTCACCTCGCTAGCCGGTACCGGCGCCTCATTGGGGGAGGTCGCACAGTCGGCGTCCGACGACGACACCCGTGACGGCATCGAAACGCTCCTCGAAAGTGTGGGTGAAGCCGAACGGGAACCTCCCGAGCAGGTCGGAGCTGTCGGCTTGCTTCGTGGACTGCGTGATCCGGATGTCCAGTACGGACTGGGCTACCTGCTTGCGCTTGCAGGCGCGATCGGCCGTGACCGTACCGCTGGGGACTCACACTGA
- a CDS encoding class I SAM-dependent methyltransferase, with protein MDRFENTGQPDWDWWSKLWPTPGATLRKLGLEPDGSVAEVGCGSGYFALPAARIVEPEPVYAIDLDQALLDDLDALADQQDIENVVPVHGDARKLTRLLPEPVTTLVVANTFHGVDDQSGLVEQAYRMIEPRGSLVVVNWHERPREATTVGNEPRGPPTELRMTPTETEAAVVPVTGFELDRRVELPPYHYALVFDR; from the coding sequence ATGGACCGGTTCGAGAACACCGGCCAACCCGACTGGGACTGGTGGAGCAAGCTCTGGCCGACCCCCGGCGCGACACTCCGGAAACTCGGCCTCGAACCCGACGGGTCGGTGGCCGAAGTCGGCTGTGGGAGCGGCTACTTCGCGCTTCCAGCCGCCCGCATTGTCGAACCTGAGCCGGTCTATGCCATCGACTTGGATCAGGCACTACTCGACGACCTCGACGCCCTCGCTGATCAGCAGGACATCGAGAACGTCGTCCCGGTCCACGGCGACGCCCGGAAGCTGACTCGTCTCCTCCCCGAGCCAGTCACCACGCTCGTCGTAGCAAACACGTTCCACGGCGTCGACGATCAGTCAGGGTTGGTCGAGCAGGCCTACCGGATGATCGAACCCAGGGGGAGCCTGGTAGTGGTCAACTGGCACGAGCGCCCGCGTGAGGCGACGACTGTCGGGAACGAACCCCGGGGCCCCCCGACGGAACTCCGAATGACGCCGACGGAGACTGAAGCTGCCGTGGTTCCCGTCACGGGGTTCGAGCTCGACCGGCGGGTCGAGCTGCCGCCGTACCACTACGCGCTCGTATTCGACCGGTAA
- a CDS encoding YeeE/YedE family protein, with amino-acid sequence MVADPVLLQTVADLFPNGISRYAVGGLLVGLGTVLIYVGTGIPAGASTFLESTLSYVSDQSRFQQYVGSRDWRVVFTAGIILGGLAFAATFQSGLVTSPLYEPGTTGQLYEVAGVTLWTTDVQPWRLFGGGILVGIGTRIGKGCTSGHGVCGVGSASKTSLVGVVTFLTVAIGTAQVVAAMGVSP; translated from the coding sequence ATGGTAGCTGATCCAGTACTGCTCCAGACGGTCGCCGACCTGTTCCCCAACGGGATCAGCCGGTACGCCGTCGGCGGACTGCTCGTCGGTCTCGGGACCGTCCTGATCTACGTCGGGACGGGGATCCCGGCCGGGGCGAGCACGTTCCTGGAGTCGACACTGTCGTACGTCTCCGACCAGTCACGGTTCCAGCAGTACGTCGGCTCGCGTGACTGGCGGGTCGTATTCACGGCCGGGATCATCCTCGGCGGGCTGGCGTTCGCGGCGACGTTCCAGTCCGGGCTGGTCACGAGCCCGCTGTACGAACCCGGGACGACCGGGCAGCTGTACGAAGTCGCCGGTGTGACCCTCTGGACAACCGACGTCCAGCCGTGGCGGCTGTTTGGCGGTGGTATCCTGGTCGGTATCGGGACCCGGATCGGGAAGGGCTGTACGTCCGGGCACGGCGTCTGTGGCGTCGGCTCGGCGTCGAAGACGTCGCTAGTCGGCGTCGTGACGTTCCTGACCGTGGCGATCGGGACGGCACAGGTCGTCGCCGCGATGGGGGTGAGCCCATGA
- a CDS encoding DsbA family protein: protein MDREDNITRRRALVAGGAVLAFGGGVAYLGSRSGGSGQQYVPDTTHAGTGTTGFGVELDGRPVAGERGAPVDIYYWTDYLCPFCKQFEVETLPELGRRQLDTGDARLAVLPYPNIGEYSTPAAVWGRCVWSQVADSNPEAFWNWHAAAYGEQSGSGTDWADEETFAAITEQTDGVDLSTVESCREERGSSIRERFEPNVGVAREARIQGTPGFVLYNRDSGAAGKLVGAHPYENFADAIDRVKQA, encoded by the coding sequence ATGGACAGAGAGGACAACATCACCCGGCGGAGGGCGCTCGTCGCTGGCGGCGCAGTGCTCGCGTTCGGCGGTGGTGTCGCCTATCTCGGATCACGCTCCGGGGGGAGTGGGCAGCAGTACGTCCCGGACACCACACACGCCGGGACGGGGACGACCGGGTTCGGCGTCGAGCTCGACGGACGCCCCGTCGCCGGCGAACGCGGCGCGCCGGTGGACATCTACTACTGGACGGACTACCTGTGTCCGTTCTGCAAACAGTTCGAGGTGGAGACGCTGCCGGAGCTCGGTCGCAGACAGCTCGATACCGGCGACGCCCGGCTGGCCGTCCTGCCCTACCCGAACATCGGGGAGTACTCGACGCCAGCGGCGGTCTGGGGGCGCTGCGTCTGGTCACAGGTCGCCGACAGCAACCCCGAGGCGTTCTGGAACTGGCACGCGGCGGCCTACGGCGAACAGTCCGGCTCCGGGACGGACTGGGCCGACGAGGAGACGTTCGCGGCGATCACAGAGCAGACGGACGGCGTCGACCTCTCCACGGTCGAGAGCTGCCGCGAGGAACGCGGTTCGTCGATCAGGGAGCGCTTCGAGCCGAACGTCGGCGTGGCCCGGGAGGCGAGAATTCAGGGGACGCCCGGGTTCGTGCTCTACAACCGTGACTCCGGGGCGGCCGGGAAACTCGTCGGCGCACACCCCTACGAGAACTTCGCCGACGCGATCGACCGGGTGAAGCAGGCGTGA
- a CDS encoding aminotransferase class V-fold PLP-dependent enzyme — protein MTPTELRADTPALHEDVYLNFGAHGPSPRYVVEAADEFVRSHEYETSSRNDPYEVAFDTYDRVRARVANFVGAADDEIALTESTTAGINAVANAIDWESGDIVVRTDLEHPAGTLPWQRLKQKGVEVRVVETENGRVDLDAFAEAVDGAKLACFSAVTWTHGTRLPVAELADIAHEAGAFTLVDAVQVPGQLPMDVEEWGADAVAAAGHKWLLGLWGGGFLYVDRRVADSLAPTTVGYRSVETPTADPFEFAAGARRFEVGSSNPAPHVALAEAIEAIDEVGVERIADRIQELAGKLADGVPDDRLLSPQDPESGLVSIDVDDPEATVDRLASEGIVVRALPTPDAIRVSVHAVNSDREVEKLLDALEPEWT, from the coding sequence ATGACCCCAACAGAACTCCGCGCCGACACGCCCGCCCTGCACGAGGACGTCTATCTGAACTTCGGCGCCCACGGGCCGAGTCCACGGTACGTCGTCGAGGCCGCAGACGAGTTCGTGCGGTCACACGAGTACGAGACGAGTAGTCGAAACGATCCCTACGAGGTGGCGTTCGACACGTACGATCGTGTGCGGGCGCGCGTCGCCAACTTCGTCGGCGCCGCCGACGACGAGATCGCGCTCACCGAGAGCACGACCGCGGGCATCAACGCCGTCGCGAACGCGATCGACTGGGAATCCGGTGATATCGTCGTTCGGACCGATCTCGAGCACCCGGCCGGGACGCTCCCGTGGCAACGCCTGAAACAGAAGGGCGTCGAGGTTCGCGTGGTCGAAACCGAGAACGGTCGCGTCGATCTCGACGCCTTCGCCGAGGCCGTCGACGGCGCGAAGTTGGCCTGTTTCAGCGCCGTGACGTGGACCCACGGCACCCGGTTACCCGTCGCTGAGCTCGCCGACATCGCCCACGAAGCCGGCGCGTTCACGCTCGTCGACGCAGTCCAAGTGCCGGGACAGCTCCCGATGGACGTCGAGGAGTGGGGTGCGGACGCGGTCGCGGCGGCAGGCCACAAGTGGCTGCTGGGACTGTGGGGCGGTGGCTTCCTCTACGTCGACCGCCGAGTCGCCGACTCTCTCGCGCCCACCACGGTTGGCTACCGGAGCGTCGAAACGCCGACTGCGGATCCCTTCGAGTTCGCGGCCGGCGCTCGACGGTTCGAAGTCGGATCGTCGAACCCGGCACCGCACGTCGCCCTGGCCGAGGCCATCGAGGCGATCGACGAGGTCGGCGTCGAGCGTATCGCCGACCGGATTCAGGAGCTGGCCGGCAAGCTGGCCGACGGCGTCCCCGACGACCGGCTTCTCAGTCCGCAGGATCCCGAGTCAGGACTCGTAAGCATCGACGTGGACGACCCCGAAGCGACGGTCGACCGACTCGCGTCGGAGGGGATCGTCGTTCGGGCCCTGCCGACGCCGGACGCGATCCGCGTGTCGGTCCACGCGGTCAACAGTGATAGGGAGGTCGAGAAGCTGTTAGACGCGCTGGAACCGGAGTGGACCTGA
- a CDS encoding YeeE/YedE family protein has product MSDRHPLFKPLIFIGGIVFGFGLGFSHMARPEVVLNFLQFDDLGLPFVMFGAAIVSGIAFALLPRIRDAAPLTGDPYERRLKPFDRNVLIGGAVFGVGWGLSGICPGAAYASLGIGNVTILWALAGMFLGAYAQGYWRSRSQARDTTATGAD; this is encoded by the coding sequence ATGAGCGACCGACATCCGCTGTTCAAGCCACTGATCTTCATCGGCGGCATCGTCTTCGGGTTCGGGCTCGGCTTCAGCCACATGGCGCGGCCGGAGGTCGTGCTGAACTTCCTCCAGTTCGACGACCTCGGCCTCCCGTTCGTGATGTTCGGGGCCGCCATCGTCTCCGGGATCGCGTTCGCGCTGCTGCCACGGATCCGAGATGCCGCGCCCCTCACGGGCGACCCCTACGAGCGGCGCCTGAAGCCGTTCGACCGGAACGTTCTGATCGGCGGCGCCGTCTTCGGCGTCGGCTGGGGGCTCTCCGGCATCTGCCCGGGCGCCGCGTACGCGAGCCTCGGCATCGGCAACGTCACGATCCTCTGGGCGCTGGCCGGAATGTTCCTCGGCGCGTACGCGCAGGGCTACTGGCGGAGCCGCAGCCAGGCGCGTGACACCACCGCGACCGGCGCGGATTAG